The following are from one region of the Salicibibacter kimchii genome:
- a CDS encoding acyl-CoA dehydrogenase, whose product MEFILSDDQQMIRKMVRDFAKNEVEPTAAERDAEERFDRSLFTQMAELGFTGLPWSEEDGGIGGDYLSYVVAIEELSRVCASTGVTLSAHISLACWPIYKYGTAEQKEAYLQPLAQGEKLGAFALTEPGSGSDAGSMKTTAVLKGEEYVLNGTKIFITNGGEADIYVVFAEVETGPGPVAFIVEKDYPGFFVGKKEEKMGIRSSPTTEIRLENCRVPKANRLGGEGQGFKIAMKTLDGGRNGIAAQALGIAQGALDAATAYSKERKQFGTSIGNQQGLSFKLADMATKIEASRLLTYQAAWREQKGLDYGKASAMSKLYAADTAMEVTTEAVQVFGGYGYIREYPVERYMRDAKITQIYEGTNEIQRLVIAKMLLADQ is encoded by the coding sequence ATGGAATTTATATTATCAGATGATCAACAAATGATACGAAAAATGGTTCGCGATTTTGCAAAAAATGAGGTTGAGCCGACGGCTGCCGAGAGGGATGCAGAAGAACGTTTTGATCGCTCTCTTTTTACGCAGATGGCTGAGCTTGGATTTACAGGTCTCCCATGGTCGGAAGAAGATGGAGGCATTGGCGGCGATTACTTAAGTTACGTCGTTGCAATAGAGGAATTATCCCGTGTTTGCGCGTCTACAGGTGTAACGCTTTCCGCACATATTTCACTCGCATGTTGGCCGATCTACAAGTATGGGACGGCAGAGCAGAAGGAAGCGTATTTGCAGCCGTTGGCTCAAGGGGAGAAACTTGGAGCGTTTGCCCTGACGGAACCGGGCTCGGGCTCTGATGCTGGCTCTATGAAAACAACGGCTGTTCTTAAAGGTGAGGAATATGTCCTGAACGGAACGAAAATTTTTATCACAAACGGTGGAGAAGCCGATATTTATGTCGTATTTGCAGAGGTGGAGACAGGTCCTGGTCCTGTGGCATTTATCGTGGAAAAAGATTACCCCGGGTTTTTTGTTGGGAAAAAAGAAGAAAAGATGGGTATCCGTTCGTCACCGACAACCGAAATACGTCTTGAAAACTGCCGTGTGCCTAAAGCAAATCGTTTAGGTGGCGAAGGTCAAGGATTTAAAATTGCAATGAAAACGTTGGATGGCGGACGGAACGGCATTGCAGCGCAAGCGTTGGGTATTGCCCAAGGTGCCCTTGATGCGGCAACGGCTTATTCGAAAGAGCGTAAACAATTTGGAACTTCTATCGGCAATCAACAAGGGCTCAGCTTTAAACTAGCCGATATGGCAACAAAAATTGAAGCTTCACGCCTTTTAACGTATCAAGCGGCATGGCGTGAACAAAAGGGACTGGATTATGGAAAAGCGTCTGCCATGTCTAAGCTTTATGCGGCTGATACGGCGATGGAGGTCACAACAGAAGCTGTGCAAGTATTTGGCGGTTATGGTTACATTCGGGAATACCCCGTGGAGCGATATATGCGCGATGCGAAAATCACGCAAATATACGAAGGCACAAATGAAATCCAACGCCTAGTGATCGCGAAGATGCTACTGGCTGACCAATAA
- a CDS encoding nitronate monooxygenase: MVITSLGNPSEVIDIVHRYGGLVYSDVATVKHAKQAARGGVDGLVLVCSGAGGHGGALSPFTFIHTVKEFFRGKIVLAGGDSTGSDVAAAQLMGADYVYMGTRFIATEESNAQKEYKQMVIDSALEDIIYTDAFSGIHANYLIPSLHRQGIDPKTLKPKEEIDLSHITDVKAWRDIWSAGQGVTTVKKLQTVGTIIQQLEQEYQEGMNRLV; encoded by the coding sequence ATCGTAATTACATCGCTCGGTAATCCGAGTGAAGTGATTGATATTGTTCATAGGTATGGAGGGTTAGTTTATTCTGATGTGGCAACCGTTAAACATGCTAAACAAGCTGCTAGAGGTGGCGTTGACGGCCTAGTTTTAGTTTGTTCAGGAGCAGGCGGGCATGGTGGCGCTTTAAGTCCATTTACCTTTATTCATACAGTGAAAGAATTTTTTAGAGGGAAGATTGTTTTAGCTGGTGGCGATTCAACGGGTAGCGATGTTGCAGCAGCGCAACTTATGGGAGCTGATTATGTTTATATGGGGACCCGATTTATAGCCACAGAAGAGAGTAATGCTCAAAAAGAATACAAACAAATGGTCATTGATTCTGCATTAGAAGATATTATTTATACAGATGCCTTCAGTGGCATCCATGCAAACTATTTAATCCCTAGTTTACATAGGCAAGGGATTGACCCGAAAACTCTCAAACCAAAAGAAGAGATAGATTTATCTCATATAACCGATGTCAAGGCGTGGCGCGATATATGGTCAGCCGGTCAAGGAGTGACAACTGTGAAAAAGCTTCAAACGGTGGGAACAATTATCCAACAGTTAGAACAGGAATACCAGGAAGGGATGAACCGGCTAGTATAA
- a CDS encoding acyl-CoA dehydrogenase family protein, giving the protein MEEYLITKREGILGIPFPKEVRGRGLKFPVSSTIVTKEELAYASNSLAAIYDVQCML; this is encoded by the coding sequence ATGGAAGAATATTTAATTACAAAGAGGGAGGGGATACTTGGAATTCCCTTTCCTAAAGAAGTAAGAGGGCGAGGGCTTAAGTTTCCTGTTAGTAGCACTATTGTTACCAAGGAAGAATTAGCATATGCAAGCAATAGTTTAGCGGCAATTTACGATGTTCAATGCATGTTATGA
- a CDS encoding acyl-CoA dehydrogenase family protein: MIRGEKIGSFATTEPDASTDLSVRTVTTMAERNGDKWIINGRKRFISNSPVADYVVLLCRTDNSITEFVVNLDGPGVKVGEPDRKSATKAN; the protein is encoded by the coding sequence TTGATTAGAGGGGAAAAGATTGGGAGCTTTGCCACGACCGAACCTGATGCTAGTACAGATTTAAGTGTTCGAACCGTTACAACCATGGCAGAAAGAAATGGTGATAAATGGATTATCAATGGTAGAAAACGCTTTATCAGTAATTCACCTGTTGCAGACTATGTTGTCTTATTATGCCGAACAGATAATAGCATAACCGAGTTTGTAGTAAACTTAGATGGTCCAGGAGTAAAAGTTGGAGAACCCGATAGAAAATCGGCAACAAAGGCCAATTAA
- a CDS encoding Rieske 2Fe-2S domain-containing protein, which translates to MTRWIAHDPILITKTKSGEIKAFLNSCTHRGTLLCSADSGKQKAFTCPYHGWTFSN; encoded by the coding sequence ATTACGAGATGGATTGCACATGATCCAATTTTGATTACTAAAACAAAATCGGGTGAGATTAAAGCATTTCTTAACTCTTGTACTCATAGAGGAACGTTATTATGTTCTGCCGACTCTGGGAAACAAAAAGCATTTACCTGTCCATATCACGGTTGGACCTTTAGTAATTAA
- a CDS encoding aromatic-ring-hydroxylating dioxygenase subunit beta: protein MVGKVSSLLPAKIETQFEITNFLYHEAYLLDHRRYSEWLEILDDDLVYRMPARVTKEGKHDMPNIDEISTYFKDTKKSLETRIKRLDTTSSAWSEFSGPLQRHFVSL from the coding sequence ATGGTTGGAAAAGTATCAAGTTTACTTCCAGCAAAAATAGAGACTCAATTTGAAATAACGAATTTTTTGTACCACGAGGCATATTTGTTGGATCATAGAAGATATTCAGAGTGGTTAGAAATACTAGATGATGATCTTGTCTATCGGATGCCTGCGAGAGTTACAAAAGAAGGAAAACATGATATGCCAAATATTGACGAGATTTCAACGTATTTTAAAGACACGAAGAAATCTCTAGAGACAAGAATCAAGCGATTGGATACTACTTCATCCGCATGGTCTGAATTTTCAGGGCCATTACAAAGGCACTTTGTAAGTCTGTAG
- a CDS encoding aromatic-ring-hydroxylating dioxygenase subunit beta, with product MKNDYEKHHVNSNFLYKRFKEPSKIFEELFGERNDILRRRNGEWKIVSRTIYLDQSVLGTMNLSMFL from the coding sequence ATAAAAAATGATTATGAAAAGCACCATGTAAATAGCAATTTTCTATATAAACGGTTCAAGGAACCATCTAAAATATTTGAAGAATTATTTGGAGAGCGGAATGACATATTAAGAAGGAGAAACGGTGAATGGAAAATTGTATCACGGACAATCTATCTCGATCAAAGTGTTTTAGGAACAATGAATCTAAGTATGTTTTTGTAA
- a CDS encoding 2-keto-4-pentenoate hydratase, translating to MKLNWIDELATNLLKSEQQRYAIERPSLNYPDMDVHNAYDIMERLVSMKEELGHKVVGYKLGYTSRVMQMQMGIDEPIFGLLFDYMLMKDGEQLTLDKFIHPKLEAEIAFVLKQDLSGPGITRGDVLAATNYILPILEVVDSRYLNYKFTMVDVISDNNSGSRVITGKEKFGAIDVDLPELRVSLKKNGELVQRGSGTDVLGNPADAIVWLINTLHEHGRRFHTGDIIISGGMTRAIDLEKKDLIEADFGTLGTIPLKVV from the coding sequence ATGAAATTAAATTGGATTGATGAACTTGCAACTAATTTATTGAAATCGGAACAGCAGCGGTATGCTATTGAAAGGCCTTCCTTAAATTACCCAGATATGGATGTTCATAATGCTTATGATATTATGGAAAGGCTGGTCTCAATGAAGGAGGAGCTGGGTCACAAGGTTGTAGGATATAAACTGGGGTATACCAGCAGGGTAATGCAGATGCAAATGGGTATAGACGAGCCAATATTCGGTCTTTTATTCGATTACATGTTAATGAAAGATGGGGAACAATTAACCCTTGATAAATTTATTCATCCAAAGTTGGAAGCGGAAATTGCTTTTGTCCTCAAACAAGATTTATCTGGTCCAGGTATTACAAGAGGAGATGTTTTAGCAGCCACCAATTATATTCTTCCTATTTTGGAAGTGGTGGACAGTCGTTATTTGAATTACAAATTTACAATGGTCGATGTAATTTCTGACAATAATTCAGGATCAAGGGTGATTACAGGAAAAGAAAAGTTCGGTGCGATTGATGTCGACCTGCCTGAATTAAGAGTCAGTTTGAAGAAAAACGGTGAGTTGGTACAAAGGGGTTCAGGCACTGACGTATTAGGAAATCCCGCCGATGCTATTGTTTGGCTGATAAACACTTTACATGAACATGGTAGAAGGTTTCACACAGGTGACATCATTATATCAGGAGGGATGACCCGCGCTATTGACCTAGAGAAGAAAGATCTAATTGAAGCAGACTTTGGTACACTCGGAACTATTCCACTTAAAGTGGTTTAA
- a CDS encoding catechol 2,3-dioxygenase yields MNNYQEPIFDVAQLAHVEIYSPKPEETVEFFERFLAMEVTARSGQSAYLRAYEEPYHNSLKVTEAKEAGLGHAGWRTLSPQALQRRVEAIKETGMGRGWIEGDIGHGEAYQFTLPDGQLMELFWDVEYYQCDDAYRSKLLNRPSKRPERGVPVRRLDHINLMSSNPQKDAQFMIDNLGFRLREGIEDEGNLIGSWLSVSNLMHEIAIMPEPNQVPGKLHHLCYWYGIPQNLYDIADVFKENDIFIEVPPNKHGISQAFCMYVYEPGGNRVELFGDAGYLIFDPDWKPVIWDMKDVPGYGDTWIGTAFPDSWWTQGTPVTKTQNV; encoded by the coding sequence ATGAATAATTATCAAGAGCCGATTTTTGATGTAGCGCAACTGGCGCATGTGGAAATCTATTCTCCTAAGCCGGAGGAAACTGTAGAATTTTTCGAAAGATTCCTGGCGATGGAAGTGACAGCTCGATCTGGCCAATCTGCATATTTAAGAGCTTATGAGGAACCGTATCACAATTCTTTAAAGGTGACAGAGGCAAAGGAGGCAGGCTTAGGACATGCAGGTTGGCGTACGTTGTCTCCCCAGGCATTGCAACGTCGAGTTGAGGCAATAAAGGAAACCGGAATGGGAAGAGGATGGATTGAAGGGGATATTGGACATGGAGAAGCTTATCAATTCACGCTACCTGATGGCCAGTTAATGGAGCTTTTTTGGGATGTTGAGTATTATCAATGTGATGATGCGTACCGCTCAAAACTGTTGAACCGACCTTCGAAACGCCCAGAGCGTGGAGTTCCGGTACGCCGGTTGGATCACATTAATTTAATGAGTTCCAACCCACAGAAGGATGCTCAATTTATGATAGACAATCTAGGATTTCGCTTAAGAGAGGGGATTGAAGATGAGGGAAACCTGATTGGAAGCTGGCTCAGTGTATCCAATCTCATGCATGAAATTGCTATTATGCCAGAGCCAAATCAGGTGCCGGGGAAATTACATCATCTTTGTTACTGGTATGGTATTCCGCAAAATCTTTACGACATTGCTGATGTATTCAAAGAAAATGATATTTTCATAGAGGTTCCGCCGAATAAACATGGCATCAGCCAAGCATTCTGTATGTATGTGTATGAGCCTGGTGGCAATCGGGTTGAGTTATTCGGAGATGCTGGCTATCTCATCTTTGACCCTGATTGGAAGCCGGTTATATGGGATATGAAAGATGTACCAGGTTATGGAGATACTTGGATAGGGACAGCATTCCCTGACTCCTGGTGGACACAAGGTACCCCTGTTACGAAAACACAAAATGTTTGA
- a CDS encoding acetaldehyde dehydrogenase (acetylating), whose protein sequence is MAKIKGAILGSGNIGTDLMYKAQKNQENLEISLLAGIDSKSEGLARAREMGIRASDEGINAILEDPEIKIVFDATSAKAHYNNAEALRSAEKMAIDLTPAAIGPHVVPPVNLEEHMNAMNVNMVSCGGQAMTPLVHAVGRIAPVHYVEVISTAASKAIGPGTRQNVDEFTRTTANAIRNVGGAKMSRAIPVFNPAEPPIKMTNTVYAVIKEEVDEEAVISSIEKMVQEVSDYVPGYRLKGKPFVDYRKTPWGEWPAVVIMNEVEGSGDFFPTYAGNLDIMTASASKVGDMYARHLMGVKGVNQ, encoded by the coding sequence ATGGCCAAGATCAAAGGAGCTATTTTAGGATCCGGAAATATTGGCACAGACTTAATGTACAAAGCGCAGAAAAATCAGGAAAACCTTGAAATATCCTTATTGGCAGGAATTGATTCCAAATCAGAAGGCCTTGCCAGAGCTCGAGAGATGGGGATTCGTGCCAGTGACGAAGGGATAAACGCAATTTTGGAAGATCCGGAAATCAAAATTGTTTTTGATGCCACCAGTGCAAAAGCACATTATAACAATGCCGAAGCACTGCGTTCAGCGGAGAAAATGGCAATCGACCTTACACCGGCTGCCATAGGCCCTCATGTAGTGCCGCCAGTTAACCTTGAGGAACATATGAATGCAATGAATGTAAATATGGTTTCTTGTGGTGGGCAAGCAATGACTCCTCTTGTTCACGCGGTTGGCCGTATAGCACCGGTTCATTATGTAGAGGTAATATCTACAGCAGCAAGTAAAGCTATTGGGCCGGGTACAAGGCAAAATGTAGACGAATTCACACGTACAACGGCAAACGCTATTCGTAATGTAGGTGGCGCGAAAATGAGTCGAGCCATTCCGGTATTTAATCCAGCCGAACCGCCAATTAAAATGACCAACACGGTTTATGCTGTGATTAAAGAGGAAGTCGATGAAGAGGCTGTGATATCTTCTATTGAAAAAATGGTGCAGGAAGTGTCCGATTATGTACCAGGTTATCGACTAAAGGGAAAGCCTTTTGTTGATTATCGTAAGACGCCATGGGGAGAATGGCCGGCTGTGGTGATTATGAATGAGGTCGAAGGATCAGGTGACTTTTTTCCAACCTATGCAGGTAATCTGGACATCATGACGGCTTCGGCTAGCAAAGTCGGGGACATGTACGCCCGGCACCTTATGGGAGTTAAGGGGGTCAACCAATGA
- the dmpG gene encoding 4-hydroxy-2-oxovalerate aldolase, with protein sequence MKIPRLTDTTLRDGSHAVSHNYSPEVIRSVVSKLDEARVPVIEVSHGAGLAGSTIQQGFSTHPEFDLIKTAVESTNHAKIASLFVPGIGTSEELRKAVDIGIGAIRIAVHCTEADVTEQYFELAKALGIEAVGFLMMSHTQGANVLAEQAKMMESYGADCVYIVDSAGALVPTGVRERVSALKEALSIEVGFHAHNNLGLSIGNSVAAYEEGADQIDGTLRGLGAGAGNTPTEVLVATLKKMDIDTGINLSILMDVAEEIVAPLMSAPIIIDRDNLSSGYAGVYNSFLLHVRHAAEKFGVNPSEIMEELGKRQAIAGQEDWILDVAVELAEKKDLKV encoded by the coding sequence ATGAAGATACCGAGATTAACTGATACCACACTGCGTGATGGTTCCCACGCTGTAAGTCATAATTATTCGCCGGAAGTTATCAGGAGCGTTGTCAGCAAACTAGATGAAGCCCGTGTTCCTGTCATAGAAGTTAGTCATGGGGCCGGACTAGCTGGCTCTACCATTCAACAAGGTTTTTCCACACATCCAGAATTTGATCTGATTAAGACAGCCGTGGAATCAACAAATCACGCAAAAATTGCTTCATTATTTGTACCTGGTATTGGGACCAGTGAAGAATTACGAAAGGCAGTGGACATTGGGATAGGAGCCATTCGTATTGCAGTGCATTGTACAGAAGCTGATGTAACCGAACAGTATTTTGAATTGGCGAAGGCACTGGGAATTGAGGCTGTTGGTTTTTTGATGATGTCCCATACGCAGGGTGCAAATGTTCTTGCTGAACAGGCAAAAATGATGGAATCATATGGGGCTGATTGTGTCTACATTGTGGATTCTGCAGGAGCCCTTGTTCCGACAGGCGTTAGGGAGAGAGTTTCCGCCTTAAAAGAGGCTTTATCAATTGAGGTTGGTTTTCACGCACATAATAATCTAGGCTTATCTATCGGCAATTCTGTGGCTGCGTATGAAGAAGGAGCAGACCAAATCGATGGGACATTAAGAGGACTTGGTGCAGGCGCTGGCAATACACCAACTGAAGTGCTGGTAGCAACCTTAAAAAAGATGGACATAGACACGGGGATCAATCTTTCCATTTTAATGGATGTAGCGGAAGAGATAGTAGCTCCATTGATGTCAGCACCAATCATCATTGACAGAGATAATTTATCTAGTGGATATGCAGGTGTTTACAACAGCTTTCTCTTACATGTCAGGCATGCTGCAGAAAAATTCGGAGTAAATCCTTCAGAAATTATGGAGGAATTGGGGAAACGACAAGCTATAGCCGGGCAAGAAGACTGGATTTTAGATGTGGCAGTTGAACTAGCTGAGAAAAAAGACCTTAAGGTATGA
- a CDS encoding 2-keto-4-pentenoate hydratase, with protein MDTQEASLKLLHSERTKKAIKPLTDSHSDLTVDQAYHTQLKTIRQKERDGAVIVGKKIGATSKAIQDMFGVDKPDYGHLLDDMMFVEGETISIGQFIQPKAEFEIAFMLKKDLDKENITTFDVIEATDFIVPAIEVIDSRIEDWKIKFEDTVADNGSSAAAIIGTKPTQIEELDLIHLGMVAYKNGELLDSATGATVLGNPLRSVAWLANSLRKYNVSLKAGEIILSGALTSAVAIAANDTFTADFAHLGSISASFE; from the coding sequence GTGGATACACAGGAGGCATCATTAAAACTTCTCCATTCAGAACGTACTAAAAAAGCAATCAAACCTTTAACCGATTCTCATTCTGATTTGACAGTGGATCAGGCTTATCATACACAACTGAAGACCATTCGACAAAAAGAGAGGGATGGAGCGGTTATTGTTGGAAAAAAAATTGGAGCAACCAGTAAAGCGATCCAAGATATGTTTGGTGTAGATAAGCCGGATTATGGACATCTATTGGATGACATGATGTTCGTTGAGGGTGAAACAATCTCAATTGGTCAATTTATTCAGCCAAAGGCAGAGTTTGAGATCGCGTTTATGTTGAAAAAAGATTTGGACAAGGAAAATATTACAACTTTTGATGTGATAGAAGCAACTGACTTTATTGTACCTGCTATTGAAGTGATTGACAGCCGTATTGAGGATTGGAAGATTAAATTTGAAGATACAGTGGCAGATAACGGGTCTTCTGCTGCAGCCATTATTGGTACAAAACCTACTCAAATTGAAGAATTGGATCTCATTCATTTGGGTATGGTTGCGTATAAAAATGGTGAATTATTAGACTCTGCTACAGGAGCGACTGTACTAGGAAATCCACTTCGTTCAGTGGCGTGGTTAGCGAATTCATTAAGAAAGTACAACGTGTCATTAAAAGCAGGGGAAATTATACTATCAGGAGCACTGACAAGCGCAGTAGCAATTGCAGCAAATGATACGTTTACCGCTGATTTCGCCCATTTGGGTTCCATATCTGCCTCTTTTGAATAA
- a CDS encoding 2-keto-4-pentenoate hydratase, translated as MGTDDINQIAVELYESERQKNPVNNFVDKYPQLDEASAYKVQEKLIEIKSSRENTKRVGHKLGLTSKAKQNMMGVHEPSYGVLLESMQKYEGDPISLSGSIHAKIEPEIAFIFNKEIKGPAVTVAEVMEATSYVMPALEIIDSRFHGFSFTLPDAVSDNSSSSLFMIGERFQRLDDLDLRLTGMVLKKNGEIMSTATAANVMGHPARAISWLANKLYKVGQSIQTGEIVLSGSILAAETIEPGDHFSVSFDRLGSVEITFTE; from the coding sequence TTGGGAACAGATGATATTAATCAAATCGCTGTTGAGTTATATGAAAGTGAAAGACAAAAAAATCCAGTTAATAATTTTGTAGACAAATATCCACAGTTGGATGAGGCCTCGGCTTATAAAGTACAGGAAAAGTTGATTGAAATTAAAAGCAGTAGAGAAAATACGAAAAGGGTTGGTCATAAACTCGGGTTGACTAGCAAGGCCAAACAGAACATGATGGGTGTCCATGAGCCGTCATATGGTGTGCTATTAGAAAGTATGCAGAAATATGAAGGAGATCCTATTTCGCTTTCAGGATCTATTCATGCAAAAATAGAGCCAGAAATAGCTTTCATTTTCAATAAAGAAATAAAAGGACCAGCCGTGACTGTTGCTGAGGTTATGGAAGCAACTTCGTATGTCATGCCGGCATTGGAAATTATTGATAGCAGATTTCATGGTTTCAGTTTTACACTTCCGGATGCAGTTTCTGATAATTCCTCCTCTTCGTTATTCATGATTGGGGAAAGGTTTCAAAGACTTGATGACCTGGACTTAAGGCTGACTGGCATGGTATTAAAAAAGAACGGAGAGATTATGTCGACTGCTACAGCTGCAAATGTAATGGGACATCCGGCAAGAGCAATTTCCTGGCTAGCTAACAAATTATATAAAGTTGGACAAAGCATTCAAACCGGAGAAATCGTACTAAGTGGTTCCATATTAGCTGCGGAAACAATTGAACCAGGTGACCACTTTTCAGTAAGTTTTGATAGATTAGGTTCAGTGGAGATTACGTTTACCGAATAA
- a CDS encoding 2-hydroxymuconate tautomerase, which yields MPFIQINILEGRSAEKKEQLIKEITATASEVMDSPVQNVRVLINELKPEHWGIAGESVKGRRDN from the coding sequence ATGCCATTTATTCAAATCAATATACTTGAAGGACGATCTGCCGAAAAAAAAGAACAGTTAATTAAAGAAATTACTGCTACCGCTTCTGAAGTGATGGATTCTCCTGTACAAAATGTTCGGGTGTTAATAAATGAACTGAAACCCGAACACTGGGGAATTGCTGGTGAATCAGTAAAGGGACGGAGGGACAACTAA
- a CDS encoding aldehyde dehydrogenase, producing MTGTKTNVKEIGLYINGEYLNSSDNATFEAKNPATQEVITRVSEATNEDVDRACQTARESFENGPWRTMTVEERSVKLRRMAEIILERKEEIAHYDAMDVGKPYEATVGHEVARAANNIKFFADFVEKQGGETYPMGEEYINYTRYEPVGVAAIITPWNVPFMLTTWKLGPCLAAGNTAVIKPAENTPLSVSLLGEIAKEAGIPDGVVNIVQGQGGTVGTALTTHPEVDLVSFTGSTATGKHILKGGADTLKEVSFELGGKAANIIFEDANIDKAVPSSIRAAFMNSGQVCLAGSRILVQRSVLDEFLEKFKKAAMDLKVGDPQEKGTNMGPLVSKEHHHKVKSYLEIAKEEGAELIYGGGRPDLPEYLSNGYYLEPTIYVHDNPKARICQEEIFGPVVTILPFDTEEEALDIANDTDYGLNGVVWTENLQRAHRISHAVRAGTIWVNCWFVRDLRVPFGGFKKSGIGREGGHHSLEFFTEAKNVCIALQ from the coding sequence ATGACCGGAACAAAAACAAACGTGAAGGAAATTGGACTATATATTAATGGTGAATATTTAAATTCCAGTGACAATGCAACATTCGAAGCAAAGAATCCAGCTACACAAGAAGTAATCACTCGTGTTAGTGAAGCTACAAATGAAGATGTAGACCGAGCCTGTCAAACAGCCAGGGAATCATTTGAAAACGGCCCCTGGAGAACTATGACTGTGGAAGAACGCAGTGTAAAACTAAGAAGAATGGCGGAAATCATTTTAGAAAGAAAAGAAGAAATTGCACATTATGATGCGATGGATGTTGGAAAACCGTATGAGGCTACCGTTGGCCACGAAGTGGCGCGTGCAGCAAACAATATCAAATTTTTTGCTGACTTTGTTGAAAAGCAAGGCGGCGAAACATACCCAATGGGAGAAGAATACATCAACTATACAAGGTATGAGCCGGTTGGTGTTGCAGCGATCATTACTCCATGGAATGTGCCATTTATGCTGACAACATGGAAGCTGGGACCTTGTCTTGCAGCAGGGAATACGGCTGTGATTAAACCAGCTGAAAATACACCTTTATCAGTTTCATTATTGGGAGAAATTGCTAAGGAAGCAGGAATTCCTGATGGAGTAGTAAATATTGTTCAAGGACAGGGAGGCACTGTCGGGACGGCTTTAACGACCCATCCAGAGGTGGATTTAGTTTCCTTCACAGGGTCGACAGCTACCGGGAAACATATTTTAAAAGGTGGAGCAGACACGTTGAAGGAAGTATCATTTGAATTGGGCGGGAAAGCAGCAAATATTATTTTTGAAGATGCAAATATTGATAAAGCTGTACCAAGTTCTATACGTGCAGCATTTATGAATTCAGGTCAAGTATGCCTTGCTGGTTCGAGAATTTTGGTGCAGCGTTCCGTTCTTGATGAATTTCTTGAGAAGTTCAAGAAAGCTGCTATGGATTTGAAGGTAGGAGACCCGCAGGAAAAAGGCACAAATATGGGACCATTGGTAAGTAAGGAACATCACCATAAGGTAAAAAGCTACCTAGAGATTGCGAAAGAAGAAGGGGCAGAGCTTATTTATGGCGGGGGGCGTCCAGACCTTCCAGAGTATTTAAGTAATGGTTACTATCTTGAACCTACTATATATGTACATGATAATCCGAAGGCCCGTATTTGTCAGGAAGAGATTTTTGGGCCAGTTGTTACGATCCTTCCATTTGACACAGAGGAAGAGGCTCTTGATATTGCGAATGATACAGATTATGGATTAAATGGTGTTGTTTGGACAGAAAATTTACAGCGTGCTCACCGAATATCTCATGCTGTTCGTGCAGGTACAATTTGGGTAAACTGCTGGTTTGTTCGTGACCTGCGTGTGCCATTCGGAGGTTTCAAAAAGAGCGGAATTGGACGTGAAGGAGGCCACCACAGTCTTGAATTTTTTACAGAAGCTAAAAATGTCTGTATAGCTTTACAGTAA